In one Zymobacter palmae genomic region, the following are encoded:
- the hda gene encoding DnaA regulatory inactivator Hda, which translates to MPWQLPLGVGIHDDATFASFLPGDNAGAIAALKLQLQRADEPLVYLWGNEETGRSHLLQAACHDASDQGMRSLYVPLQQLGHFPPLMLEDTEHLDLLALDDIDVVMGRKRWEEGLFHCFNRMRDAGKRMVVSAPCAPRQLDVKLPDLASRLGWGMTFHLSPPTDEQRRDALILRAAMRGMQLPHEVARYILHRGPRRLSELFEVLDRLDMASLSAKRKLTIPFVREALEW; encoded by the coding sequence ATGCCGTGGCAATTGCCGTTGGGCGTGGGTATCCATGATGACGCAACGTTTGCCAGTTTTCTGCCGGGAGATAATGCTGGCGCTATCGCTGCACTGAAACTTCAGCTGCAGCGTGCGGACGAACCGTTGGTCTATCTGTGGGGCAATGAAGAGACGGGGCGTAGCCACCTGTTGCAGGCGGCATGTCACGATGCCAGCGATCAAGGCATGCGTTCTCTCTATGTGCCGCTTCAGCAGCTGGGTCACTTTCCGCCGCTGATGCTAGAGGATACTGAGCACCTTGATTTACTGGCGCTGGACGACATTGACGTCGTGATGGGGCGAAAGCGCTGGGAAGAAGGGTTGTTTCACTGCTTTAATCGCATGCGTGATGCGGGTAAGCGCATGGTCGTCAGTGCGCCGTGCGCGCCGCGCCAGCTGGATGTCAAACTGCCTGATCTAGCATCCCGCTTGGGATGGGGCATGACGTTTCACCTCAGCCCACCGACAGATGAGCAGCGGCGCGATGCCTTGATTCTGCGAGCAGCGATGCGGGGCATGCAGCTCCCTCACGAGGTGGCGCGCTACATCCTGCATCGTGGCCCGCGGCGGCTGTCAGAACTGTTTGAAGTTCTTGATCGGCTGGACATGGCCTCGTTGTCGGCTAAGCGCAAGCTGACTATTCCCTTCGTGCGCGAAGCACTGGAGTGGTAG
- a CDS encoding secondary thiamine-phosphate synthase enzyme YjbQ, with the protein MWLQKELRLSPFRRGFHLITDEIEHALSAELRQINVGLLHAFIKHTSASLTINENADPTVRVDFESFFNHAVPENEPYYRHTYEGSDDMPAHLKSSLLGPSVQIPVSAGRLNLGTWQGIYLCEHRNHGGRRTLVLTLQGE; encoded by the coding sequence ATGTGGCTACAAAAAGAACTCCGACTTTCCCCTTTTCGCAGAGGCTTTCATCTCATTACGGATGAAATAGAGCATGCACTGAGCGCAGAACTGCGCCAGATCAATGTGGGTCTGCTTCACGCGTTCATCAAGCATACATCAGCATCGCTGACGATTAACGAAAATGCCGATCCGACGGTACGGGTCGATTTTGAAAGCTTTTTCAACCATGCGGTGCCTGAAAACGAGCCTTACTATCGCCATACCTACGAAGGCAGCGATGACATGCCCGCTCACCTGAAAAGCAGCCTGTTAGGACCTAGCGTACAGATTCCGGTCTCTGCAGGACGCCTCAACCTCGGAACATGGCAGGGAATCTACCTGTGCGAACATCGCAATCACGGAGGACGTCGGACGCTAGTGCTGACGCTTCAAGGCGAATAG
- the speC gene encoding ornithine decarboxylase, with the protein MKPLKIAANATVACRLITDRPIVALGQTDFTDVGAVVLTRQELDTGILSVLQRTGFGVPAFIVRDEHDASDALPEGCAWLALDEPAHSDKLEQSIKHYRRHLLPPFFDTLSRYVGLGNSSFACPGHQGGRFFLRHPAGRLFHDFYGEHLFRSDICNADVRLGDLLIHEGAALEAQQYAAKVFNADQTFFVLNGTSAANKVVTNALLAPGDLVLFDRNNHKSVHHGALIQAGATPIYLETARNPYGFIGGIDDKALNEANLRGKIRSVAPGRETSARPFRLAVIQLATYDGTLYNAQQIVRRIGHLCDYILFDSAWAGYEQFIDILSDCSPLLLTLTPDDPGIIVTQSVHKQLAGFSQASQIHKKDAHIKGQVRYCNHRQFNNAFMLHASTSPFYPIFAALEVNARIHDGGAGTPLWHECMRLGIDIRKALRTRCTQIRPFIPDAIDGRPWESYPTEQIVHDGRFFACAAKAKWHAFEGYGDRQYLIDPCKLLLTTPGVDAATGQYADFGVPATLLAHYLRVQGIIPEKSDLYSILFLLTPAEDAAKMQHLVEVLVSFERHLEADSPLSEVLPHLYERYRERYCGYTLRQLCQEMHDINVRHDMKALQKAMFRAESMPEVVMLPQQANHALVRGDVELLPLAAVRGRVAAEGALPYPPGILCVVPGEAWSDAAWTYFMALEQLVKTLPGFAPELQGVKIMQSATDDTSQLMAYVVRESA; encoded by the coding sequence ATGAAACCATTGAAGATCGCTGCTAATGCAACCGTGGCCTGTCGTCTGATAACCGATCGTCCAATTGTGGCGCTAGGCCAGACAGATTTTACCGATGTGGGCGCTGTCGTTTTGACGCGCCAAGAACTGGATACCGGAATTCTGAGCGTATTGCAGCGCACAGGATTTGGTGTCCCCGCATTTATTGTTCGTGATGAACATGATGCCAGTGATGCATTGCCGGAAGGATGTGCTTGGCTGGCGCTTGATGAACCAGCGCACAGCGACAAGCTTGAGCAGTCCATCAAGCATTACCGTCGACATCTGCTTCCGCCGTTCTTCGATACCCTTAGCCGTTATGTTGGCTTGGGTAACTCGTCATTTGCCTGTCCGGGCCATCAAGGTGGGCGTTTCTTTCTGCGCCATCCTGCTGGACGGCTGTTCCACGATTTTTATGGTGAGCACCTGTTTCGCTCCGACATCTGTAATGCCGATGTCCGGCTAGGCGATCTCTTAATTCATGAAGGTGCTGCATTGGAAGCGCAGCAGTATGCAGCCAAGGTGTTCAATGCCGATCAAACATTTTTTGTCCTTAATGGCACGTCTGCGGCCAACAAGGTCGTCACCAATGCGTTATTAGCTCCCGGTGATTTAGTGCTGTTTGATCGCAATAACCACAAGTCCGTTCACCATGGTGCCCTGATCCAAGCAGGAGCAACTCCTATCTATCTGGAAACGGCACGTAATCCGTATGGCTTTATCGGTGGGATTGATGACAAGGCCCTCAATGAAGCGAATCTGCGTGGCAAGATCCGTAGCGTTGCCCCCGGCCGCGAGACATCGGCCCGGCCGTTTCGCTTGGCTGTCATTCAACTGGCAACGTATGACGGTACACTGTACAACGCGCAGCAGATTGTTCGACGCATAGGTCACCTGTGCGATTACATCCTGTTTGATTCAGCGTGGGCGGGTTACGAGCAGTTCATCGACATCTTGTCGGACTGTTCGCCGCTACTGTTGACGTTGACGCCTGATGATCCGGGAATCATCGTGACGCAGTCCGTGCATAAACAGCTGGCGGGTTTTTCGCAGGCCTCGCAGATCCATAAGAAAGATGCCCATATCAAAGGGCAGGTGCGCTATTGCAATCACCGCCAGTTCAATAATGCCTTCATGCTGCACGCGTCAACCAGTCCTTTTTACCCGATATTCGCTGCGCTGGAGGTCAACGCTCGTATTCACGATGGCGGCGCAGGCACACCGCTATGGCATGAGTGCATGCGGCTTGGTATTGATATTCGCAAAGCGCTGCGCACGCGCTGTACGCAGATTCGGCCGTTCATTCCTGATGCGATAGATGGGCGCCCATGGGAGAGCTATCCCACCGAGCAGATTGTGCATGATGGTCGATTTTTTGCGTGTGCGGCAAAGGCTAAATGGCATGCATTCGAAGGATACGGTGATAGGCAGTACCTTATCGACCCCTGTAAGCTGTTATTAACCACGCCGGGCGTGGATGCGGCAACGGGCCAGTACGCTGATTTTGGCGTGCCTGCTACGTTGCTGGCGCACTATCTGCGTGTTCAGGGCATCATCCCTGAGAAGAGTGATTTGTACTCAATCCTCTTTTTGCTGACGCCTGCTGAAGATGCCGCAAAGATGCAGCATCTGGTGGAGGTATTGGTTTCCTTCGAACGGCACCTAGAGGCTGACTCTCCTCTGTCAGAGGTGCTGCCTCATCTTTATGAGCGATACCGTGAGCGCTATTGCGGTTACACCTTGCGTCAGCTGTGTCAGGAAATGCACGATATCAATGTGCGGCATGACATGAAGGCGTTGCAGAAGGCAATGTTCCGTGCGGAATCGATGCCTGAGGTGGTTATGCTTCCGCAGCAGGCCAATCATGCGTTGGTGCGTGGTGATGTCGAACTGCTGCCACTAGCAGCTGTGCGCGGGCGCGTGGCAGCAGAAGGGGCATTGCCTTATCCGCCGGGCATTTTGTGTGTTGTGCCAGGTGAGGCATGGAGCGATGCTGCATGGACCTATTTCATGGCACTTGAGCAGCTAGTGAAAACGCTGCCGGGGTTCGCGCCAGAATTGCAGGGCGTGAAAATTATGCAAAGCGCTACCGATGATACGTCCCAACTGATGGCGTATGTGGTGCGTGAGTCCGCATAG
- the cas6f gene encoding type I-F CRISPR-associated endoribonuclease Cas6/Csy4 yields the protein MDHYIELAIVPDPEFSEPLLMNALFGKLHRVLAALSRQDIGVSFPGYCEGHQKRTLGHILRLHGTPPALAELMTTDWLKGMRDHLDVTECQPIPSPHGYKKVQRRQFKTNAERIRRRHASRHGETLEEARSHIPDSVIRPVELPFVQLNSQSTHQKFCLFISQGELMTHPAQGTFNTYGLSSTATIPWF from the coding sequence ATGGACCACTATATAGAACTAGCCATAGTTCCTGATCCAGAGTTCTCTGAGCCCCTGCTGATGAATGCCCTGTTTGGGAAACTACACCGTGTCCTGGCCGCGTTGTCTCGCCAAGACATCGGCGTTAGCTTCCCAGGCTATTGTGAAGGCCATCAGAAGCGGACGCTGGGACATATTCTACGTCTTCACGGTACGCCACCAGCGTTGGCAGAACTGATGACGACAGATTGGCTGAAAGGTATGCGGGATCATCTTGACGTAACGGAGTGTCAACCTATTCCTAGCCCACATGGCTACAAAAAGGTACAGCGCCGTCAGTTCAAAACAAATGCTGAACGTATACGTCGTCGGCATGCATCTCGTCATGGCGAAACGCTGGAGGAGGCAAGATCTCACATACCCGACAGTGTCATAAGGCCAGTTGAGCTACCGTTCGTGCAGTTGAACAGCCAAAGTACACACCAGAAATTTTGCCTGTTTATTTCACAAGGTGAGCTTATGACACACCCAGCCCAAGGGACTTTCAACACCTATGGGCTTAGTAGCACCGCGACCATCCCTTGGTTCTAA
- the csy3 gene encoding type I-F CRISPR-associated protein Csy3, giving the protein MSDLKTASVLAFERKLDPSDALLFAGSWDNRDQEHWQPIAVREKSVRGTISNRLKAKDSDPAKLDAQVQNPNLQTIDVATLPHSADTLRARFTLRVLGEFGRPSACNSAAYQARLQEVTEHYINTFGFSTLAQRYANNLANARFLWRNRMAAEQIEVRVRVLNKGEQEALFSFDALSYSLREFKEDEQINALAVLIADALAGKRHLLLEITAFARMGAGQEVFPSQELILDRESHKSRTLYCLDNVAGIHSQKVGNALRTIDTWYPQPENARDYGPIAIEPYGSITTQGVALRQPKKKPKLDFYNLFDNWLLKNEVPDEEQQHYVMAILIRGGVFGEAG; this is encoded by the coding sequence ATGTCTGATTTGAAAACTGCCTCCGTGCTCGCGTTTGAACGCAAGCTTGACCCATCAGATGCCTTGTTGTTCGCCGGGAGCTGGGATAATCGTGACCAAGAGCATTGGCAACCCATTGCCGTACGCGAAAAGTCCGTACGCGGCACCATATCCAACCGGCTCAAGGCCAAAGACTCCGACCCGGCGAAACTGGATGCTCAAGTTCAGAATCCCAATCTACAAACCATTGATGTGGCAACGTTGCCGCATAGCGCAGACACACTACGAGCCCGTTTTACCCTCCGCGTATTGGGAGAATTTGGTCGCCCTTCTGCCTGCAACAGCGCGGCCTATCAAGCCCGATTGCAAGAAGTGACCGAGCATTACATCAATACCTTCGGATTCAGTACATTGGCGCAGCGCTACGCCAACAACCTCGCTAATGCTCGCTTTCTATGGCGTAACCGCATGGCCGCCGAACAAATTGAAGTGCGAGTACGTGTACTTAACAAAGGTGAGCAAGAAGCGCTCTTCTCCTTTGATGCATTGTCATATTCTCTGCGGGAATTTAAAGAAGATGAACAGATCAATGCATTGGCAGTACTTATCGCTGATGCTTTGGCTGGCAAGCGCCATCTGCTGCTGGAAATCACGGCTTTCGCGCGAATGGGAGCAGGCCAAGAAGTATTTCCATCACAGGAACTGATCCTTGATCGCGAATCTCATAAGAGCCGCACACTCTATTGCCTTGATAACGTGGCGGGGATTCACTCTCAGAAAGTAGGTAACGCTCTGCGTACGATCGACACATGGTACCCACAACCAGAAAACGCTCGCGATTATGGCCCTATCGCTATTGAACCCTATGGTTCCATTACTACGCAGGGTGTTGCGTTGCGCCAACCCAAGAAAAAACCCAAGCTCGATTTCTACAATCTTTTTGACAACTGGCTATTGAAAAATGAAGTGCCGGATGAAGAACAGCAGCACTATGTCATGGCAATACTGATTCGCGGCGGCGTATTTGGCGAAGCGGGTTAA